The genomic interval AAACACAGACGATGCCGCCAATTATACCTGCAATAATATCAGTAGGATAATGTACACCTAAATACACTCTGCTTATTGATATCATTAATATTGTAAACACACATAATCCTATAAAATAAGGTTTAAAACTACTTGAAGTGTTTTTACTTATTAATATTGCCAGACTTCCAAAAAATGCACACGATCCCATCGCATGACCGCTCGGAAAACTAAAACCTGTAATATCTATTAAGCGTAGTAATGTAGGACGCTCTCTATCAAAAATATTTTTAAGTAACGGGTTAAGAATACCAGATAATATCATAGATAATGCAAAGAAAAGTGCTTCAATTTTCATGCGTTTTAACATTAAATAACAAACGATTAATAAAGATAATAGTATCATTGACCACACTTCACCAATCTTTGTATACCCAAGCATTATTGATGTTGTAATAAAACTTTCTGACGAGTATATAAACTCATATACTTCGTTATCAATCCACTTTCCTAGTCTTGATTCATGAAAAAATGCAATAAGCCCGAATATAAAGCTGAATATTAATATAAGTGAAATTCGCTTCGCTTGTGACATAAACTACTCCTTATTTAGCATCTTGTATAATTTTATTTAATAACTCATGTGCTGTATACCTAGTTGTCATACTATTCATTGCCTGTAGAATTTCATGCTGATGATTTTTAATATAATCCAGTTGTTTAGTAAGCGTTGCATAACTAAATAATGGCTCATCAATTACTGATGCATAACCTTGTGATTTAAATTGTGCTGCATTATCAATTTGATCTCCTCGGCTCTGATCTTTACCAAGTGGCACTAGAATCATCGGCTTTTTCAAAGCTAGAAATTCGAAAATCGCATTAGATCCAGCTCTTGAAATAACGTAATCCGTTATTTTAAATAAATGCATCAGTTCTTCACCTGCATATTCAAGCTGGTAATATCCTTCTTTTTTTATTTGGTTACGATTACCTTTACCAACTAAATGTATTATTTGATATGAATGGAGCAGTTCATCAATATGGTTGAATATTATATCATTAATTACTTTAGAACCTAATGAACCACCCATAATTAATAAAATAGGTTTATTGGAATTAAATTGCGTTAATGCATAACCTTGTTGTTTGTTTCCTGCAAATAATTCATTTCTTATAATACTACCGACATAATCTCCCGAACCGTCAGGAATGTAATCCAGAGTTTTTTCAAATGTAGTATACATTTTATGTGCAAATTTAAGGGCAATCCTATTAGCAAGACCTGGCGTTACGTCTGATTCATGAATGATCGTTTTTATATTAAGTATTTTTGCAGCAATCGTTACAGGAACAGCGACAAATCCCCCTTTAGAAAAAACGAGATCAGGCTTTTCTTTTTTTAATATTTTAAGTGCATCTAATACACCTTTTTGTACTTTAAAGACGTCTTTTACGTTCTCAACAGAAATGTACCTTCGTAATTTTCCGCTCGAGATACTATAATATTTCACGTCAGGAAATTGTTTTGTAATAACTTCCTGTTCAATTCCATTTTTTGAACCTATATAAATACAAGTAATATTTTCGCGCTGTGCTTCAGGTATGATCGCCATATTTACAGCAACATGTCCGATAGTACCTCCACCGGTAAATGCTATTTTCACTATAATACCTCCTATTTTTTCTTAGCTTGTACAATTGCTTTTTTCAACTGTGTATCGTCATTTTTTATTTTATCTCGAAGTTTCGTCATAAATGTATCTGTTGTTTTCCCTGTCATTACGCCATCTACATATAATGCATTATCATTCTGAAAAGCCTGAACTGCAATTAATGTTTGTTCATCAAATGTTTCGTCTACTTTTCCTGGCTCATATCCTAACGCTTTTAATCCTTGTTCCATAGATTTAACTTTTGCACTCTTTTCATGAATTGAAATTGCATCATCAGGATCAAGAATTTGCCCTTTCGTATACGCAGGTAATTCAACAGTTACATCCGGCATGATGCCTTTTTTATGAATCCAGTCACCAGATGGTGTTAACCACTTTTGTTCCGTAAACTTTAACATTGATTTATCTTTAAATGTTGATGCTGTTTGTACGATTCCTTTTCCGAACGACTTTGTACCTACAATCTCAGTTTTATCATTATCTTTTAAAGATGCAGCAAAAACCTCTGATGCACTTGCAGACCCTTCATTCAGAATGATAACTATATGAAGCTCGCTTGTCGCACTGTCAGAATCATTTTTAGCTTTAATTGCTTCTTTATTACCCTCTTTATCCTCAGTTTGAACAATGATTTCACCTTTTTCTAAAAAAAGTTCAGCCATTTTTCTTGCCTCTTCTAAGTAACCACCAGGATTATCACGTAAATCTATGACAAGTCGCTTCATCCCTTCGTCATGCATCTTATGTAACGCTGTTTTAAATTCATCCGCCGTACCTTCCTGGAACTTTGTAACTGTTAATATTGCAGTCCCATCTTTATTTAACTTACTTTCTACACTATTCATATGTATTTTGTCGCGAATAATTTTTACATCAAATGGCTCTGCATCTCCACGTTTTAACGTTAATGTTACAGCAGTCCCTTTTTTACCTCTTACAAGCTTTACAACTTCCTGAGTTGATTTGCCTTCTACAGATTTATTATCAACAGCCTGAATAATATCACCAGACTTTACACCAGCTTTTTGAGCAGGTGCCCCTTTAATCGGACTACTTATCATAATCTTTTTATCTTTTTCTACTATTTCAGTACCAATACCTTGAAAATCTCCTTGCATTGATTCAGTAAAATCAGATTGTTCATCTTTAGTCATATACTCACTATATGGATCGTCTAAACCATTCACCATCCCTTTGATTGCACCATCGATTAACTTTTCTTTATCTACTTTCGTATAGTATTTATCATTCAAAGTATCATACACGGCGTAAAGCTTTACAAAATCCGAACGCTTCTGAGCATTATCACTAATGATCTTATTATTGCCGCTCAATATCGCAAATGCTGTCACAGCTGCAGTTATGATAATAGTTGATATTATCATCATAATAAATTTAAATGGTGATATTACGTAATTTCTCTTATCATTTTTCTTTTCGTATTTATATTGTTCGTATTCCTTATGTTCAGTCATCATTTCACATCCAAATCATCGTTATATTATTTTAGTATATAAAAAATAATATAATAAAGCACGTATCATATATGATACGTGCTAAAATTTTTGCCATTCAGTATACTTTTCATATAATTGATCAAATATTGAAAGTGACATATCTCCACTCCCATATTCTTCGATATATGTTGAAATCACATGAAAATCACTCGTATCTTTTGGGAACATTAAATCATTGAATACAGCTTCAGCAAATGTGCCGTATTCATTTTTAGCGCCTCTTTCATTTAATACGAAGTGATAAAATGATGCTTTGTTCATTACTTCATCTCAACTGTCATAACAGGTGTCTCACCTTTTGTTAATAAAGTTTGATTTTCAAATTTAATTTCAGATAATACATCTGAGTTTGTAATGATAACAGGAGAAATAATTGAAGATGCTTCTTTTTCAATCAATGCGATATCAAACTCTAATAAAGTATCTCCTTTTTGAACAATATCTCCCTGGCTTATGTGCGTTTTGAAACCTGCCCCTTTCATCGCAACCGTTTCAAGTCCAACATGGATTAATAGTTCAACACCATTTTCTGCCTTAATACCAATCGCATGCTTTGTAGGGAATACATTTACAACTTCTCCTGAAATCGGTGCAGCTACAATACCCTCAGTAGGCTTAATTCCAAAACCTTCACCCATCATTTTTTGTGCAAAAACTGGATCGGGAATATCTTCAATTGCTACATATTCACCAGTAATAGGTGAAACGATTTCTATTTTTTTACTTTGCGGCTCACTTTTACCAAACATTTTTTTAAACATAGTCTCTCTCCTTTATTTTTCGTTAAACAATTTCGTGTATTGATCATAACCGAGCTCAGTTAATTTATTATACGGTATAAACTGAATGCTCGCAGAATTTATACAATATCTTAGGCCGCCCTTATCGATTGGACCATCATTAAACACATGACCTAAATGGCTGTCGCTTATTTCACTACGTACTTCTGTCCTCGTCATACCATGTGATTTATCAACGAGTTCAATAATCTCATCATTACTGATTGCCTTAGAAAAACTTGGCCACCCACATGATGAATCGAACTTATCCTCTGAAGTAAACAACGGCTTTCCACTCAGTTTATCGACATAAATACCTTTTTCAAAATGATTCCAGTATTCATTCTGAAAAGGTGGCTCTGTACCATTTTCTTTTATTACATAATACTCAATATCATTCAGTTGTGTTACATCCTTTTTCAATTCGTATCCCCCCAGTGCTGCTCAATAAACGCCCTTCTTCCTGAACCGATTTGATAGCGTTCATAATATAATGGTGCTTTTTTATAATAATATTGATGTCCTTCTTCTGCTGGATAGAAATTACGATAAGCTATGACTGGTGTATTCACACGTTCTTTAAAAATTTTCGCTTTATTTAATTCGTCAATATATTGAATCGCCGAACATTTCTGTGAATCATCATGATAAAAAATTGCAGGAGCATAACTTTCACCACGGTCAAAAAACTGTCCTTCATTATCAGTAGGGTCAAATGTCATAAAGAAGATTTTTAATATTTCCTCAAATGATATCTTATTCTCATCAAATGTTATTTGAACCGCTTCTCTATGCCCTGTTGTATTCGTACATACTTGTTCGTACGTAGGATTTTCTACATGACCTCCACTATATCCACTAATAACACTTAATACGCCGTCAAAAGTGTCAAATGGTTTAACTAAACACCAGAAGCAGCCTCCTGCGAGTGTGGCTTTCATAATATCACTCCCCTAACTCTATATCAAATACCCACTTATTATCATCTGTAATCGATTTTAATACTAATTTCGTACCATTTTTCTTTATTATGCCCATATGATAGTATAGAGCAGATTGTTTTACACTAAGTGTTACGTCGTCCGGTAATTTACCAAACTTTTTAACGAGTTGTAATTGCTGCTTTTTGTTTAATGGCAATTGACCAATACTGATTTGTTCAATATGTAATTTTAATGTACCATCAACTTCCACATCCGGCTTCGTTATCATCGTCGTCTTTACTTCTTTGTTAAGCATATTTGTCGTACTGACAATTTTAATTTTATGGTCTTCAATAGAAAGTTTCGTATAACGATCATCTGGCAAATATTTAGCAATCGTTGACTCGTTTAAAATTAATTTATCATTAAATTGTACAGAAATCTTTTCTGAAAGAACGCTCTCTTCCTCATTTTGCGTTAGTTCATGGTTTATCAACAGGAATAAGAAAATATTACAAATTGCTAGTAATATAAATAGAACGAACCAAATCGGTTTTTTTATTATGTTAATCATTATAACCGAATACGGATAAACCAATTGCACCAGGACCTGTATGCGTTGAAACAATTGGTGTTGTTGTATGAATCGTAATTTTCTCATCTGTAAATGGAGAAAGGGCCGCTTCAACTTTCGTTAATAAGTCACCTGCATCTGCTTCAGATATACCTATTTTTAAATATTTGTATTGTTCACTCATTGCTTTAACTTCTTTCGTTAACAGTTTTACGACTGCATTTTGAGTTCTTGCATTTTGAAGCACTTGAATTTCTCCATCAATGACTTGAGCGACAGGTTTCAAATTCATTAAGCCCCCGATAAATCCTTTACCACGAGAGATTCGTCCACCTTTGCGTAAATAATCAAGTTGTGATATTACAAGAAATAATTTAGATTGTGATTTCATTATTTCAATAGCAGCGACAATTTCATCCATAGATTTATGTTTTATAATCAGTTCCACTACATTTTGAATAATAAATCCATATGATTGTGCGATAAATCCAGAATCAATGACAGTAACATTCCCATCTACCATAGATGCGGCAGTCTGCGCGCTGTTTAATGTTCCACTTAAGCGATGTGTCATATGCAGACTCAATATTTCATATCCTTCATCTATATACTTCTCATATGTTTCTACAAATTTACCAGTTGCAGGCTGGCTCGTTTTTGGGATTTCTTTAGATGCCACCAATTTATTTAAATATTCCTGTGAAGAAATTTCTTCCTGGTCTAAATAAGTTTTGCCATCCATCACGATATTTAATGGCACTTGCACAATCCCATGATCCACTAAATATTGTGCGGGTAAGTCGTGTGTTGAATCCACAATTAATTTTATTTTACTCATTTTTCATCCCTCATATTTAATTCATCTTGTATTAATGCTTTTACATAATCTGCAACTTCCTGCAAGGACTTTTCTTTAAATATTTCTGGTTCAATTGCCGGTAAAATCGATACATTCACTTCACCAGGGACCATTTTTTTATTGTTGTATTTTTCCATGATGTTTGAAGTACCACTTATTGCAACTGGAATAATCTTTACTTGTGCACTTTTAGCAAGTTTTAAAGAACCTGCCTTAAATTCATTCATTCCTTGTCCTTTACTTCTCGTCCCTTCCGGAAATATCATAATACTGTGTCCGGATTTCAATGAATTGATACCATCTTTAATCATCTGAAGTGATGAGCGACGATCTGTTCGATCGAGATATATGCAATTCATAAGCCCCATCCATTTATCTAGAAAAGGGATTTTTTTCACTTCTATTTTTGAGACAAAGCCAAAAGGTTTGTCAATGGCGTGAATCATAACGGGTATATCAAAGTTCCCTTCATGATTACATACAAAAAGTACACTTTCTTTTGGTAGTTCCTCTTTTTTTGTCACATTAACCGTAACACCAGCAGTCTTTAAAATTGCATGCGCCCACTTTTTCGGTGCTTTAAATGCTACTACATCCCTTGTATAAACATCATCATACCGATTTAGTTCACGCTCGATTTTTTTAAAACTAAGTGTGACAATTGCTGCATATCCAATAATCACACCGATTGTTTTTGCCATTCTAAACATTTTTATACCTCTCTAAATGCATAAAGTGATGTGGAATTGTATTTTTTTCATCAAGTACCCCTTCTTCAATTGACAGTACTTTAAAATCTTTAAATGTATATTCAGGGAAAAAAGCATCACCAGGATAACTTTCTTCAATCACCGTTACATACATATCGTCCACTTTATCAATCATCTGTTCGTAAAAATTCTGACCACCGAAAACAAAAACATGGCCTTTTAAATCATAAATATCATCAATATTATGAATGACCTCTGCATCTTCAGGCTGAAATGATTTATCTCTTGTTAATACAACATTTTTACGGTTCGGTAACGCTTTACCGAGTGACTCGTAAGTTTTTCTTCCCATCACGATAGTATTACCTGTTGTCAATGCTTTCACACGCTTTAAATCATTTGGTAAGTGCCATGGCATTTTATTTTCAAATCCGATTACTCTATTTTTATCATGACATACAATTATAGATAACATTTTGATTCTCCTTAAACCGCTATTGGCGCTTTTATCGCTGGATGTGCAGTATAATTAATAATTTCAAGGTCTTCATATTCTAGATTAAATATATCTTTATCAGAATTTATCTTTAATGTTGGTGCATCATAAGAATCTCTCTCTAACTGTGTTTTTACAGCATCAATATGATTCGAATATATATGTGCATCTCCAAATGTGTGGATGAATTCCCCAACTTCTAGTCCGCATTCTCTAGCAACAAGGTGTGTCAGTAGACTATAGCTTGCGATGTTAAATGG from Macrococcus armenti carries:
- a CDS encoding phosphatase PAP2 family protein, with the translated sequence MSQAKRISLILIFSFIFGLIAFFHESRLGKWIDNEVYEFIYSSESFITTSIMLGYTKIGEVWSMILLSLLIVCYLMLKRMKIEALFFALSMILSGILNPLLKNIFDRERPTLLRLIDITGFSFPSGHAMGSCAFFGSLAILISKNTSSSFKPYFIGLCVFTILMISISRVYLGVHYPTDIIAGIIGGIVCVLLSQLILNKVIDNRSQ
- a CDS encoding undecaprenyldiphospho-muramoylpentapeptide beta-N-acetylglucosaminyltransferase; protein product: MVKIAFTGGGTIGHVAVNMAIIPEAQRENITCIYIGSKNGIEQEVITKQFPDVKYYSISSGKLRRYISVENVKDVFKVQKGVLDALKILKKEKPDLVFSKGGFVAVPVTIAAKILNIKTIIHESDVTPGLANRIALKFAHKMYTTFEKTLDYIPDGSGDYVGSIIRNELFAGNKQQGYALTQFNSNKPILLIMGGSLGSKVINDIIFNHIDELLHSYQIIHLVGKGNRNQIKKEGYYQLEYAGEELMHLFKITDYVISRAGSNAIFEFLALKKPMILVPLGKDQSRGDQIDNAAQFKSQGYASVIDEPLFSYATLTKQLDYIKNHQHEILQAMNSMTTRYTAHELLNKIIQDAK
- a CDS encoding S41 family peptidase → MMTEHKEYEQYKYEKKNDKRNYVISPFKFIMMIISTIIITAAVTAFAILSGNNKIISDNAQKRSDFVKLYAVYDTLNDKYYTKVDKEKLIDGAIKGMVNGLDDPYSEYMTKDEQSDFTESMQGDFQGIGTEIVEKDKKIMISSPIKGAPAQKAGVKSGDIIQAVDNKSVEGKSTQEVVKLVRGKKGTAVTLTLKRGDAEPFDVKIIRDKIHMNSVESKLNKDGTAILTVTKFQEGTADEFKTALHKMHDEGMKRLVIDLRDNPGGYLEEARKMAELFLEKGEIIVQTEDKEGNKEAIKAKNDSDSATSELHIVIILNEGSASASEVFAASLKDNDKTEIVGTKSFGKGIVQTASTFKDKSMLKFTEQKWLTPSGDWIHKKGIMPDVTVELPAYTKGQILDPDDAISIHEKSAKVKSMEQGLKALGYEPGKVDETFDEQTLIAVQAFQNDNALYVDGVMTGKTTDTFMTKLRDKIKNDDTQLKKAIVQAKKK
- a CDS encoding YozE family protein, translating into MNKASFYHFVLNERGAKNEYGTFAEAVFNDLMFPKDTSDFHVISTYIEEYGSGDMSLSIFDQLYEKYTEWQKF
- a CDS encoding PTS sugar transporter subunit IIA encodes the protein MFKKMFGKSEPQSKKIEIVSPITGEYVAIEDIPDPVFAQKMMGEGFGIKPTEGIVAAPISGEVVNVFPTKHAIGIKAENGVELLIHVGLETVAMKGAGFKTHISQGDIVQKGDTLLEFDIALIEKEASSIISPVIITNSDVLSEIKFENQTLLTKGETPVMTVEMK
- the msrB gene encoding peptide-methionine (R)-S-oxide reductase MsrB, producing MKKDVTQLNDIEYYVIKENGTEPPFQNEYWNHFEKGIYVDKLSGKPLFTSEDKFDSSCGWPSFSKAISNDEIIELVDKSHGMTRTEVRSEISDSHLGHVFNDGPIDKGGLRYCINSASIQFIPYNKLTELGYDQYTKLFNEK
- the msrA gene encoding peptide-methionine (S)-S-oxide reductase MsrA, whose protein sequence is MKATLAGGCFWCLVKPFDTFDGVLSVISGYSGGHVENPTYEQVCTNTTGHREAVQITFDENKISFEEILKIFFMTFDPTDNEGQFFDRGESYAPAIFYHDDSQKCSAIQYIDELNKAKIFKERVNTPVIAYRNFYPAEEGHQYYYKKAPLYYERYQIGSGRRAFIEQHWGDTN
- a CDS encoding DUF2140 family protein, which encodes MINIIKKPIWFVLFILLAICNIFLFLLINHELTQNEEESVLSEKISVQFNDKLILNESTIAKYLPDDRYTKLSIEDHKIKIVSTTNMLNKEVKTTMITKPDVEVDGTLKLHIEQISIGQLPLNKKQQLQLVKKFGKLPDDVTLSVKQSALYYHMGIIKKNGTKLVLKSITDDNKWVFDIELGE
- a CDS encoding DegV family protein; this encodes MSKIKLIVDSTHDLPAQYLVDHGIVQVPLNIVMDGKTYLDQEEISSQEYLNKLVASKEIPKTSQPATGKFVETYEKYIDEGYEILSLHMTHRLSGTLNSAQTAASMVDGNVTVIDSGFIAQSYGFIIQNVVELIIKHKSMDEIVAAIEIMKSQSKLFLVISQLDYLRKGGRISRGKGFIGGLMNLKPVAQVIDGEIQVLQNARTQNAVVKLLTKEVKAMSEQYKYLKIGISEADAGDLLTKVEAALSPFTDEKITIHTTTPIVSTHTGPGAIGLSVFGYND
- a CDS encoding lysophospholipid acyltransferase family protein; translation: MFRMAKTIGVIIGYAAIVTLSFKKIERELNRYDDVYTRDVVAFKAPKKWAHAILKTAGVTVNVTKKEELPKESVLFVCNHEGNFDIPVMIHAIDKPFGFVSKIEVKKIPFLDKWMGLMNCIYLDRTDRRSSLQMIKDGINSLKSGHSIMIFPEGTRSKGQGMNEFKAGSLKLAKSAQVKIIPVAISGTSNIMEKYNNKKMVPGEVNVSILPAIEPEIFKEKSLQEVADYVKALIQDELNMRDEK
- a CDS encoding dihydrofolate reductase, coding for MLSIIVCHDKNRVIGFENKMPWHLPNDLKRVKALTTGNTIVMGRKTYESLGKALPNRKNVVLTRDKSFQPEDAEVIHNIDDIYDLKGHVFVFGGQNFYEQMIDKVDDMYVTVIEESYPGDAFFPEYTFKDFKVLSIEEGVLDEKNTIPHHFMHLERYKNV